One genomic segment of Centropristis striata isolate RG_2023a ecotype Rhode Island chromosome 13, C.striata_1.0, whole genome shotgun sequence includes these proteins:
- the LOC131983135 gene encoding uncharacterized protein LOC131983135 isoform X2 — MSSAAQSYQIDTSTSLSAADLSSAEGEDLPSPFADIPAIVHDHSYLPNRFGGLVDNALMYIAGFVVRRTLKKLSCNVCRASLVTDAASASKDSSYHLLTLKNNGGLVIPSEGTVRVVRAAEWVIRQASAGRRSQPIKPQEVLYIVRKRSGSDDVFLLGEHIRDTQYGIDSHHHTLLTLVVSLFFKLRLHHIAKVATPSLQIDNVRQKLTKTVLLKGPHI, encoded by the exons ATGTCCTCTGCTGCCCAGTCCTACCAGATTGACACATCTACCAGCCTGTCAGCTGCAGATTTGTCTTCTGCAGAAGGAGAAGATCTCCCATCCCCGTTTGCAGACATTCCTGCCATTGTGCACGACCACAGCTACCTTCCCAATCGATTTGGTGGTCTTGTCGACAACGCTCTCATGTACATTGCAG GATTTGTTGTTCGAAGAACTTTGAAGAAGCTGTCCTGCAATGTCTGCCGTGCCAGCCTGGTGACGGACGCTGCGTCTGCCAGTAAGGACAGCAGCTACCACCTGCTGACTTTGAAAAACAATGGAGGTCTTGTGATTCCATCTGAAGGCACAGTGAGGGTCgtcagagcagcagagtggGTCATTCGCCAGGCATCAGCAGGCAGACGATCACAGCCCATCAAACCACAAGAGGTCCTCTACATTGTGCGCAAGAGGAGCGGGTCAGACGATGTGTTTTTGCTTGGGGAGCACATAAGAGATACCCAATATGGCATTGACTCCCACCATCATACACTGCTGACATTGGTTGTGTCCCTGTTTTTTAAGTTAAGGCTGCACCACATTGCTAAAGTAGCAACGCCTAGCTTACAGATTGACAATGTGAGACAGAAGCTCACTAAAACAGTCCTTCTCAAAGGACCACACATCTAA
- the LOC131983135 gene encoding uncharacterized protein LOC131983135 isoform X1, protein MHSSKTVRPLQSSLRFLSILDFVINIDTMLMVPVLLEGQRYVLTYRFSQDHLELLFNSIRASGFVVRRTLKKLSCNVCRASLVTDAASASKDSSYHLLTLKNNGGLVIPSEGTVRVVRAAEWVIRQASAGRRSQPIKPQEVLYIVRKRSGSDDVFLLGEHIRDTQYGIDSHHHTLLTLVVSLFFKLRLHHIAKVATPSLQIDNVRQKLTKTVLLKGPHI, encoded by the exons GTTCCTCTCAATCCTGGACTTCGTCATCAATATTGACACGATGTTGATGGTTCCTGTGCTGCTTGAAGGACAGCGATATGTCCTGACCTACAGGTTCAGCCAGGACCACTTGGAGCTTCTCTTCAACTCCATCAGAGCATCTG GATTTGTTGTTCGAAGAACTTTGAAGAAGCTGTCCTGCAATGTCTGCCGTGCCAGCCTGGTGACGGACGCTGCGTCTGCCAGTAAGGACAGCAGCTACCACCTGCTGACTTTGAAAAACAATGGAGGTCTTGTGATTCCATCTGAAGGCACAGTGAGGGTCgtcagagcagcagagtggGTCATTCGCCAGGCATCAGCAGGCAGACGATCACAGCCCATCAAACCACAAGAGGTCCTCTACATTGTGCGCAAGAGGAGCGGGTCAGACGATGTGTTTTTGCTTGGGGAGCACATAAGAGATACCCAATATGGCATTGACTCCCACCATCATACACTGCTGACATTGGTTGTGTCCCTGTTTTTTAAGTTAAGGCTGCACCACATTGCTAAAGTAGCAACGCCTAGCTTACAGATTGACAATGTGAGACAGAAGCTCACTAAAACAGTCCTTCTCAAAGGACCACACATCTAA